The region ACTAATCAACCTTAAAATTATGGAAAATTCTACTTCAGTCAAATCGGTTGCCTATCCTTACGGAATAGTACTTGGTATTTATTCTATTTTAGCTCTCGTCCTTATTTATGTTTTTAACGTTGCCCAAGATAACTGGACGGTTGGAATAATAAATACCCTTGTTTCGATTATTGTTTTTGTCTTAGCGATAAAAAAATTCAAACAAAATAACAGCGGCTTTTTAAGTCTCAAGGAAGCGCTAAAAGTTGGATTAGCCGTAGCAGTAATAAGTGGAGTAATTGGAGCTATTTATTCATATATTCATTATAGTTTTGTATATCCTGAGTTTTCAGAGATGATGTATGATCAAGCTGTTTTACAAATGACTGAACAAGGCTTATCTGAAGCTCAACAATCTCAAGGTTTGGAAATGACCAAAATGTTCACTAGCGCATGGTTTTTTGCCACAATGGCTTTAGTGGGAAGTTTGTTTTTCGGTTTTATTATTTCATTAATCACAGGCTTAATTCTAAAAAGAGAAAATCCAGCACACCAATAGCAATATAAAGAATGCAAATTTCCGTCGTTATTCCTCTTTTAAACGAAGAACAATCTTTAACTGAATTGTATAATTGGATCGCAAAAGTAATGCGATCCAATTCCTTTTCACACGAGATCATTTTTATTGACGACGGCAGTACCGATGATTCTTGGAAAACTATTGAAGCCCTGACTCAGAATGACAAGGCAGTTAAAGGAATCAAATTCAATAGAAACTACGGGAAATCCCAGGCACTGCACGCCGGCTTTCTTAGAGCTAAGGGCGATGTGATCATTACCATGGATGCCGATCTACAAGACAATCCCGAAGAAATTCCCGAACTCTATAAAATGATTACCGAAGAAGGTTACGACCTGGTTTCGGGCTGGAAAAAGAAACGCTACGACTCTGTAGTTTCCAAAAATATCCCTTCAAAGATTTTTAACGCTGCGGCGAGAAAAACTTCTGGTGTAAAACTTCACGATTTTAACTGCGGACTTAAAGCTTACAAACAGGCAGTAGTAAAAAATATT is a window of Salegentibacter salegens DNA encoding:
- a CDS encoding glycosyltransferase family 2 protein codes for the protein MQISVVIPLLNEEQSLTELYNWIAKVMRSNSFSHEIIFIDDGSTDDSWKTIEALTQNDKAVKGIKFNRNYGKSQALHAGFLRAKGDVIITMDADLQDNPEEIPELYKMITEEGYDLVSGWKKKRYDSVVSKNIPSKIFNAAARKTSGVKLHDFNCGLKAYKQAVVKNIDVYGEMHRYIPVLAKNSGFTKITEKEVQHQARKYGKTKFGAERFINGFLDLISIWFLSKFGRRPMHLFGALGVLMFIFGFISAGWIGISKLYKLYHGLPNVLVTSNPWFYIALAVMIIGSQLFLAGFLGELILRSKREKERYLINKTTPNL
- a CDS encoding DUF4199 domain-containing protein, which produces MENSTSVKSVAYPYGIVLGIYSILALVLIYVFNVAQDNWTVGIINTLVSIIVFVLAIKKFKQNNSGFLSLKEALKVGLAVAVISGVIGAIYSYIHYSFVYPEFSEMMYDQAVLQMTEQGLSEAQQSQGLEMTKMFTSAWFFATMALVGSLFFGFIISLITGLILKRENPAHQ